The DNA region AGCTTTATCTTCAACTTTAAGCCGGTTTCCTGATGGGTCCGGCCTCCGGGTTGCGTACAAGGTACTTGTGATTTGATATTTGTTTACTGTAGATGAGTTTGAATGGGTTGGATTGATTGTGTGGATTTGATTGAATAATTGAATGTTGCATTGGATTTAGGGAGTTCATGGTGCGAACAGTGAGTCCGCTGTGAAGAAGGCGTACCCAAAATGCGAAGCACTGTCTTGCAAGACATTCGAGGATGCTTTTGAAGTGATTTCTTCAACTCCTTTGCCCTGCCTTTTTACATAAATcttcattctttgatttatttcctttgtatatatatatcatataggCCGTCCAAATGGGTGATGCGAAAATAGCAGTTTTACCGATTGAGAATTCTTCATGTGGGAGCATCCACAGTAATTATGACCTTTTACTCCGCGACGATTTGCATATAGTAGGTGAAGTTAAAGTTGCAATTCATCATTGCTTGCTGGCCAATCATGGTGTTAAACTTGAAGACCTGAAAAGGGTTCTTAGCCATCCCCAGGTAAATAAATGGTACATAGTTTTTCTGCTTttcttgtctttatttatttttttgtagccAAGATCTAATCAAATTTGGGTCATATTTCAGGCTCTTGCTCAGTGTGAGTACGCATTAACAAGATTTGGATTGGTCAGAGAAGAAGTTTACGACACTGCTGCAGCTGCAGAggtaccaatttttttttttttttaatggtgttgATGATGCTCTATGgtatatttctattttcttctctttcataGCTTTTTTAGTATTGTTGCTTACTTGAACTTTTTGTAACTTGGTAGCATATTAAATCCCACAAACTAAAAGATACAGGAGCAGTGGTTAGATCTGACGTCGCCGCAAATATCTATGGGTTGAATATACTTGCAGAAGATATTCAGGTTGTATATATCCAAGCCTTTTGGCATATTCCAGATATTCATCTCTATATATATCGGATTGCTCatagtcttttttattttttattttgataggATGATTGTGATAATATTGTTACTCGATTCCTAATGCTCGCCAGAGAACCCATTATTCCACGCACAAATAAGCCATTCAAGGTCAATCATTTGGAGATTATTGGCAGTTGAAttactatttcattttttattaattactgAGAGTGGTATTTGATTTCTCAGACAAGTATAGTTTTCTCACTAGAGGAGGGTCCAGGAGTGCTTTCCAAGGCACTTGATGTTTTTGCTCAGCGGAAAATCAACCTTACTAAGGTATCTTCTCTTGTCTTTATACTTGCATTGcaagtatatatacatatatgttcaAGCAATTCTGATTGCCTTGTTTCACACTACCAGATTGAAAGTCGTCCTGTACAGAAGAAGCTTTTGAGAGCTCTTCGAATTGAAAagtaattcatttttcttatatatttatagattACCATCAACTTCAGCAACAAGCTTTCGAAGCATTTTACATGCGTGATTCTTAGCTGCTAATTAAACATTTTATGTCTTAAACTTCTGCAACAGATACTTTAACTATCTTTTCTTTGTGGACTTGGAAGCGTCAGTGGCCGACCTGAAGGCAAAGCTTGCCCTAAAGGATCTAGaagtgcgtttttttttttttttttcatcctaaTCTCTGGCATTGTTAGAGAAAAAGATAGATTAATTGAAATCATTCACTTTCTTTGCAGGAGTTTGGTTCATTCTTGCGAGTGCTAGGGAGTTATCCTGTGGATATGAATGAACTTTAAATGTGGTAATTAAGAATccaatttatcaaaatataagcggtgatattcaatattgtttCATGCACGTGTTGATGCAAGATAAGACGGAGCCAGCTAAATGCCTACATAGCACTGGAGTTTACTAGGTTCCtttaaggtttttattttttatttgggttaaatactaaaaactgcCCTAGGATTTGAACTCTTTAATTTTTGtcctataaatttttatttttatgacaggaggtacatgtgattttcataaaGACGAAAATAATACCTCTGTTAAAATTCTgtccaaaacttaacagaaCACCACGTCTACACCAATTACTAGTcgccacgtgtcatataattatttttttgattttttt from Corylus avellana chromosome ca10, CavTom2PMs-1.0 includes:
- the LOC132163591 gene encoding arogenate dehydratase 2-like isoform X1, which codes for MQFNQVTRVSSPMTASTVRPLTNPLSRHVTSKPFPSWSEHRLKASITIHIPYPKRRRYAPIMASLHGDDDDNNNRPALSSTLSRFPDGSGLRVAYKGVHGANSESAVKKAYPKCEALSCKTFEDAFEAVQMGDAKIAVLPIENSSCGSIHSNYDLLLRDDLHIVGEVKVAIHHCLLANHGVKLEDLKRVLSHPQALAQCEYALTRFGLVREEVYDTAAAAEHIKSHKLKDTGAVVRSDVAANIYGLNILAEDIQDDCDNIVTRFLMLAREPIIPRTNKPFKTSIVFSLEEGPGVLSKALDVFAQRKINLTKIESRPVQKKLLRALRIEKYFNYLFFVDLEASVADLKAKLALKDLEEFGSFLRVLGSYPVDMNEL